In Fervidobacterium nodosum Rt17-B1, one genomic interval encodes:
- a CDS encoding DUF6485 family protein yields the protein MPTGCPSLERNLKNCTCTYTSCDKRGKCCECVAYHRSLGEIPGCFFTKEGERTWDRSIENFIRDRGRK from the coding sequence ATGCCGACAGGTTGTCCATCACTCGAAAGGAACCTCAAGAATTGTACATGCACCTACACATCGTGCGACAAAAGAGGAAAGTGCTGCGAGTGTGTGGCTTATCACAGAAGCCTCGGCGAAATACCGGGTTGCTTCTTCACAAAAGAAGGGGAAAGAACTTGGGACAGGTCGATTGAAAACTTCATAAGAGACAGGGGAAGAAAATAA
- the recF gene encoding DNA replication/repair protein RecF (All proteins in this family for which functions are known are DNA-binding proteins that assist the filamentation of RecA onto DNA for the initiation of recombination or recombinational repair.) has protein sequence MEKRRMLIESLRLRNFRCFSEYEVNFKDGINVIYGPNGAGKTSILEAIAYLSNPRSFRGGRDYHLIKFGTNFFEVSGKIVSGGKKHDITVIYKSDETKKEKIAYLDGNKVKRFRDIQEVFIAIPFSFKDYLMIDGYPSQRREFFDEIFSLLDLEYYEILRNYEKLLDERNALLAEENVDREKVLKLANEMQPLAEKIVEKREIMINELSKYLDPMFKVEYVSEFKGKNIADYIDEDIEKRVTTVGPHTHDDYVFYYNGYIAKYFASEGQKRLLYLSLIIAFKKLIEETKLYEPVFLFDDPGNVLDPHLLEKFISNLSGQVIIAGLSPLLGAHNINLAKE, from the coding sequence ATGGAAAAAAGAAGGATGCTTATTGAAAGCCTAAGACTTAGAAACTTCAGATGCTTCTCGGAATATGAAGTGAACTTTAAAGACGGTATCAACGTTATATATGGTCCAAACGGTGCTGGCAAAACTTCCATCCTTGAAGCAATCGCTTATCTATCAAACCCAAGATCCTTCAGGGGAGGAAGGGATTATCACCTCATAAAATTCGGCACAAACTTTTTTGAAGTGAGTGGTAAAATTGTAAGTGGTGGAAAAAAGCACGATATTACAGTCATATATAAATCAGATGAAACGAAGAAAGAAAAGATAGCGTATCTTGATGGAAACAAGGTAAAGAGGTTCAGAGATATCCAAGAAGTATTTATAGCCATACCATTCAGCTTCAAAGATTATCTAATGATTGATGGTTATCCATCTCAAAGAAGAGAATTCTTTGACGAAATATTCTCGCTTCTAGACCTTGAATATTACGAAATTCTCAGAAATTACGAAAAATTACTCGATGAAAGAAACGCTCTTTTAGCTGAAGAGAATGTTGATAGAGAAAAGGTTTTGAAATTAGCAAATGAAATGCAGCCGTTAGCCGAAAAAATCGTTGAAAAAAGAGAAATCATGATAAATGAGTTGTCTAAATATCTTGACCCGATGTTCAAAGTAGAATATGTTTCAGAGTTCAAAGGTAAAAACATAGCCGATTATATAGATGAAGACATAGAGAAGAGAGTAACGACCGTTGGTCCACACACACATGATGATTACGTATTCTATTACAACGGTTACATAGCTAAGTACTTTGCTTCAGAAGGGCAAAAAAGATTGCTTTACTTGTCATTGATAATCGCATTCAAAAAACTGATAGAGGAAACAAAACTTTATGAGCCAGTATTCTTATTCGATGACCCAGGAAATGTATTAGACCCACATCTTCTCGAGAAGTTTATATCTAATTTATCCGGTCAAGTTATCATCGCTGGCTTGTCTCCACTTCTCGGTGCACACAATATAAATTTGGCTAAGGAGTGA
- the cobT gene encoding nicotinate-nucleotide--dimethylbenzimidazole phosphoribosyltransferase — METGKKINKETLRNDILRRLNNLTKPVGSLGYLEYLALRMGLIQGKVIPDLPEDKRVYVFAGDHGVVKQGVSAYPKEVTKQMVYNFLNGGAAINVFSRHVGATVYVVDAGVDGDFPIESPYLIRAKVGFGTNDFTEGPAMTREQALLCIEYGRKIAREAIEDGADLLAVGDMGIGNTTTATAIAVAFGYDINEIIDIGTPISTEELKSKKRAVLKAIEVNKPNPSDPIDVLQKVGSFCIGEMAGFILQAAEMGVPIIIDGFPTTAGLLLAWEINSEVREYVFAGHKSKVKGHKVILDTLGLRPILDLDMRLGEGTGAVLSMSIIEAAIKMIREMATFDSAGVSKGTDQ, encoded by the coding sequence ATGGAAACAGGGAAGAAGATTAACAAAGAAACTTTACGTAATGATATTTTGAGAAGGCTCAATAATCTTACAAAACCGGTCGGAAGTTTGGGATATCTTGAGTACTTAGCTCTTAGAATGGGGCTTATCCAGGGTAAGGTTATTCCAGATCTTCCTGAAGATAAGAGGGTTTATGTATTTGCGGGAGACCATGGGGTTGTTAAGCAAGGGGTTTCAGCTTATCCAAAAGAAGTTACAAAGCAGATGGTGTACAATTTTCTCAACGGTGGAGCCGCTATTAATGTTTTTTCACGACACGTTGGAGCAACTGTTTATGTTGTCGATGCAGGTGTTGATGGTGATTTTCCGATTGAATCTCCTTATCTTATCAGAGCAAAGGTTGGTTTTGGGACGAATGATTTTACGGAAGGCCCTGCGATGACAAGGGAACAAGCGTTGTTGTGTATAGAGTACGGGAGGAAAATAGCGCGCGAGGCGATAGAAGATGGTGCTGATTTGCTCGCAGTTGGCGATATGGGGATTGGTAATACAACAACCGCCACGGCAATCGCGGTTGCTTTTGGATACGATATAAACGAGATAATCGATATTGGGACACCGATAAGTACAGAGGAATTGAAGAGCAAGAAAAGGGCTGTTTTAAAGGCAATTGAGGTAAATAAGCCAAATCCGTCCGATCCAATCGATGTACTCCAGAAAGTTGGAAGTTTTTGTATAGGCGAGATGGCAGGTTTTATTCTTCAAGCTGCTGAGATGGGTGTGCCGATTATCATCGATGGTTTTCCGACAACCGCTGGTTTGTTATTGGCTTGGGAGATTAATTCAGAAGTAAGGGAATATGTCTTCGCAGGTCACAAATCGAAGGTGAAAGGTCACAAGGTGATTTTAGATACCTTAGGCTTGAGACCTATCCTTGACCTAGACATGCGCCTTGGTGAAGGTACCGGTGCTGTGCTTTCTATGTCGATAATCGAAGCCGCAATAAAGATGATTAGAGAGATGGCTACATTCGATAGTGCGGGTGTTTCGAAAGGGACTGATCAGTGA
- the rgy gene encoding reverse gyrase: MIEAIFKNLCPNCGGDITSERLLNGLLCEKCLPQQVSKEFLCEHIKEEKYDLCSLKERYNDWEKVFRKFIGFDPWELQKFWARKLLLGRSFALLAPTGIGKTSWGLATALYFSKKGKRSYIILPTKLLILQSYEKLKDKVKESDLLVFGLDESNKEREEKKKRLANGDFKILITSSMFLYKNVDLIPKDFAFIFVDDVDSFLKTAKNIDKALYLLGFDEKDISFTMNYIKMKRTQANEEKVKAMQEEVRKIASKAKGVMVVASATSDPKSERIRLFKELLSFDVGRPIFYLRNVEDVYEEVENLDDALVRTVKRLGKGGLVFLSSDFGKERVDYIKNLLESNGIKTETYENLSPEVLEKYRKGEIEVLIGISSYRNPLARGLDMPEVIRYAVFYGVPKIVVNLDIEGNVKHLLLALSSIRPLIARDKDLEEKVSLVDKWMKALKKFSSMPNPPVDKVNELKNEIKNFILSKEIHEKISNSDEVVLRQEDEKWILVVSDITGYLQASGRTSRLYVGGISKGLSYILVDDKKVLNNLLKKSRWWFSTDITFKEARSINIDEILRQIDEDREKVRRKEGRRDDFLKPVLVIVESPHKAWTIANFFGKPISRNVNGQELYEVITEDKYLVITASFGHVLDLNKEIGYFGVIEKEKFIPVYEPIDKKERMIEGIRDASKEFDMILVATDPDTEGEKISWDLKNLCTPFVKEIRRMEFHEITKKAILNALKESRNVNENLVKAQVVRRISDRWVGFELSQLIQKVFSKSSLSAGRVQTPVLGWVIERAKENRKKIHIVSVKRYGLDIKFEFEDKQKAQKFYNGLKYIQINKSSEKIQEKSPLPPYTTDALLKDASEKYKISVSRTMEILQELFERGFITYHRTDSTRVSDVGISVAKSYIAEQFGEEYFKGRTWGEGGAHECIRPTRVLDVEDIKSMIYSGELEDFTPDHLKIYDLIFKRFISSQMRNVVVKSCDITVKAFDKEQTFEIYEEIIQEGYNKIFPIKLTKIPTGEVVVVNYKSFYSVPKVPLFTQGTLVEEMKKRGLGRPSTYATIVSRLLERGYVVEKEGYLIPTPLGEKVYKFLNSSPEKFKFVREDFTRELEQLMDKVELGEEDYQKILKNLKMEIERI, from the coding sequence TTGATAGAAGCCATATTTAAGAACCTTTGTCCAAATTGCGGGGGAGATATAACTTCTGAGAGATTGTTGAATGGTTTACTTTGCGAAAAATGCTTGCCCCAACAAGTTTCAAAAGAATTTTTGTGTGAACACATAAAAGAAGAAAAATATGATTTGTGCTCTTTAAAGGAAAGGTACAATGATTGGGAAAAGGTATTTAGAAAATTTATTGGATTTGATCCTTGGGAACTTCAGAAATTCTGGGCTAGAAAATTACTCTTAGGAAGGTCATTTGCACTACTTGCCCCCACGGGAATAGGTAAAACTTCGTGGGGGCTCGCTACTGCTTTATATTTTTCCAAAAAAGGTAAAAGATCGTACATAATATTACCTACAAAACTTCTCATTCTTCAAAGCTATGAGAAATTGAAAGATAAAGTTAAAGAATCTGATTTACTTGTTTTTGGGCTTGATGAGAGCAATAAAGAAAGAGAAGAAAAGAAAAAAAGATTGGCTAATGGTGATTTCAAAATACTAATCACCTCTTCGATGTTTCTTTATAAAAATGTTGACCTCATCCCCAAGGATTTCGCTTTTATTTTTGTAGATGATGTTGATTCGTTCTTGAAGACGGCAAAAAATATCGATAAAGCGCTGTATCTTTTAGGATTTGACGAGAAAGACATAAGTTTTACAATGAATTACATAAAAATGAAGAGAACGCAAGCGAATGAAGAGAAAGTAAAAGCAATGCAAGAAGAAGTAAGAAAAATTGCAAGCAAAGCTAAGGGAGTAATGGTGGTAGCGTCCGCAACTAGTGACCCAAAATCCGAGAGAATAAGATTATTCAAAGAACTCTTATCTTTTGATGTTGGCAGACCTATATTCTATTTAAGAAATGTGGAAGACGTTTACGAAGAAGTAGAAAATCTTGACGATGCACTTGTTAGAACAGTAAAAAGATTAGGGAAAGGTGGTCTTGTATTTCTTTCGTCTGATTTTGGAAAAGAACGTGTAGATTACATTAAAAACTTACTTGAGAGTAACGGGATAAAAACCGAGACATACGAAAACTTGTCTCCAGAAGTTTTAGAAAAATACAGAAAAGGTGAGATAGAAGTTCTTATCGGTATATCTTCTTACAGGAATCCTTTGGCAAGGGGATTAGATATGCCAGAGGTTATAAGGTACGCGGTTTTTTACGGCGTACCTAAAATTGTTGTTAATCTTGATATCGAAGGTAATGTAAAGCACCTTTTACTCGCACTTTCTTCCATAAGACCGCTTATCGCAAGGGATAAGGACTTAGAGGAAAAAGTTTCCCTTGTAGATAAATGGATGAAAGCGTTGAAGAAATTTTCTTCAATGCCAAATCCTCCTGTTGATAAAGTTAACGAGCTAAAAAACGAAATAAAAAATTTCATACTTTCGAAAGAAATACACGAGAAAATAAGTAATTCAGATGAAGTTGTTTTAAGGCAAGAAGATGAAAAGTGGATACTAGTTGTTTCAGATATAACAGGATATCTCCAAGCTTCTGGAAGGACTTCAAGACTTTACGTTGGTGGAATTTCAAAAGGATTAAGTTATATTCTTGTTGACGACAAAAAGGTTTTGAACAACCTATTAAAGAAAAGTAGATGGTGGTTCAGTACAGATATTACATTTAAAGAAGCTCGTAGCATTAACATAGATGAAATTTTAAGACAAATCGACGAGGACAGAGAAAAAGTTAGGAGGAAAGAAGGTAGACGAGACGATTTCTTAAAGCCTGTATTAGTCATAGTAGAATCACCTCACAAAGCTTGGACCATTGCAAACTTCTTTGGAAAACCAATCTCAAGAAATGTGAATGGTCAAGAACTCTATGAGGTAATAACCGAAGATAAATACCTAGTGATAACAGCTTCGTTTGGTCATGTGTTGGACTTGAACAAGGAAATAGGGTATTTTGGCGTTATCGAGAAAGAAAAATTCATACCCGTGTATGAACCTATAGATAAAAAAGAAAGAATGATTGAAGGAATAAGAGACGCCAGCAAAGAATTCGATATGATACTTGTGGCAACGGACCCTGATACAGAAGGAGAGAAAATCTCTTGGGACTTAAAAAATCTGTGTACACCTTTTGTGAAAGAAATCAGGAGAATGGAATTCCACGAAATAACCAAAAAAGCCATACTCAACGCACTTAAAGAATCAAGGAATGTTAATGAAAACCTTGTGAAAGCTCAGGTCGTAAGGCGGATATCCGATAGATGGGTCGGTTTCGAACTTTCCCAGCTTATCCAGAAAGTCTTTTCAAAAAGCTCACTTTCCGCGGGGAGAGTACAGACCCCTGTCTTGGGTTGGGTTATAGAAAGAGCGAAAGAAAATCGGAAAAAGATACATATTGTTTCTGTAAAAAGATACGGGCTTGATATAAAGTTTGAATTTGAAGACAAGCAAAAAGCTCAGAAATTTTACAATGGCCTAAAGTACATTCAGATAAACAAAAGTTCGGAAAAAATCCAAGAAAAATCACCGCTTCCACCTTACACAACAGATGCGCTATTGAAAGACGCTTCCGAAAAATACAAAATTTCCGTTTCAAGAACGATGGAAATACTCCAAGAATTGTTCGAAAGAGGATTCATCACATACCATCGTACAGACTCTACGAGAGTATCAGATGTTGGAATAAGCGTTGCAAAAAGTTATATAGCTGAACAATTTGGTGAAGAATATTTCAAAGGAAGAACATGGGGCGAAGGTGGAGCGCACGAATGCATAAGACCAACAAGAGTACTTGATGTCGAAGATATAAAATCGATGATCTACTCAGGCGAACTTGAAGATTTTACGCCAGATCACCTGAAAATTTATGATTTAATATTCAAAAGATTCATATCATCTCAAATGAGAAATGTTGTAGTTAAAAGTTGTGATATTACAGTCAAAGCCTTCGACAAAGAGCAGACATTTGAAATATATGAAGAAATCATCCAAGAAGGTTACAACAAAATATTCCCAATCAAACTTACGAAAATACCTACTGGGGAAGTTGTTGTGGTGAATTATAAATCCTTCTACAGCGTTCCGAAAGTACCTTTATTCACGCAAGGTACACTCGTAGAAGAGATGAAAAAACGTGGTCTTGGAAGACCATCTACGTATGCCACAATTGTAAGTCGATTACTTGAGAGAGGATACGTCGTAGAAAAAGAAGGATACCTGATACCGACACCGCTAGGTGAGAAAGTGTACAAATTCTTAAACTCCAGTCCAGAGAAATTTAAATTTGTAAGAGAAGACTTTACAAGAGAACTTGAACAACTTATGGACAAAGTAGAACTTGGCGAAGAAGATTACCAAAAGATACTTAAAAATCTAAAAATGGAAATTGAGAGAATTTGA
- a CDS encoding adenosylcobinamide-GDP ribazoletransferase translates to MQDSLKDILLTFSFISRLPVKLGELSDWEVRMKRIPAYFTIVGYIPGLIYFTGSFLSLNFGIIAPLLSIVLGFYLFDLFHFDGLLDTLDGFLNQSSKSRRLEIMSKGNVGPFAVFYGVLYVIVFWELITSIEPVAFVFGSVFGRYTMDVVLVFSKPAKNEGLGAMLFPFNRFLLVPATLFTLPLLLIDVKLFLVSIFSSWLVGFLISKVSEKQIGGVTGDVLGGSCLIGQIVVLLILNYLI, encoded by the coding sequence ATGCAAGATAGTTTAAAGGATATCTTGCTAACTTTTTCTTTCATATCAAGATTGCCAGTGAAATTAGGGGAGTTGTCTGATTGGGAAGTCAGGATGAAACGAATACCAGCTTATTTCACAATAGTTGGCTATATTCCGGGTTTGATTTATTTTACAGGGAGTTTTCTTTCTTTGAATTTTGGGATAATTGCACCTTTGTTATCTATTGTCTTGGGATTTTATCTTTTTGATTTATTCCATTTCGATGGCCTTTTAGATACACTTGATGGGTTTTTGAATCAGTCTTCTAAGAGTAGACGACTTGAGATAATGAGTAAGGGCAACGTTGGGCCATTTGCTGTTTTCTATGGTGTTTTGTATGTAATTGTCTTTTGGGAACTGATTACGTCTATTGAACCTGTCGCTTTTGTTTTTGGCAGTGTCTTTGGGCGTTACACCATGGATGTTGTTTTAGTATTTTCAAAACCAGCAAAGAATGAAGGACTTGGCGCTATGTTATTTCCGTTTAATAGATTTCTTCTTGTACCTGCGACGTTATTTACGTTACCACTCTTATTAATCGACGTGAAACTATTTTTAGTTTCTATCTTTTCTTCTTGGTTGGTAGGTTTTTTGATTTCAAAGGTTTCGGAAAAGCAAATCGGAGGTGTAACGGGTGACGTGTTGGGTGGAAGTTGTTTGATTGGTCAGATAGTTGTTTTACTGATTTTAAATTATTTAATTTAA
- the cbiR gene encoding cobamide remodeling phosphodiesterase CbiR: protein MKRAERQLIGTTSWLVPGTYYENARLVAQLVDFVELLVYTWDSDTFDLFEREIGKLRTLSENYGLKYSIHLPTDSLKNVGSVLNYFDGKLPVVNYVLHPYDGEEFYDLLNGDFGGRISVENLKEKVVNFKRTVFDIGHHLLGVKVDDAFLSNVVELHVMGIENGKDHRKLNLETLEQMYSILGDRMYEIEYVCFEIFDLNDLIDSLKLWKAFKKVKLYAR, encoded by the coding sequence ATGAAGAGAGCAGAGAGGCAATTGATTGGTACTACTTCGTGGCTTGTACCTGGTACTTATTACGAAAACGCTCGTTTAGTTGCCCAACTTGTCGATTTCGTTGAATTATTAGTCTATACGTGGGATTCGGATACGTTTGATTTGTTCGAAAGGGAAATCGGTAAGCTCAGAACTCTCAGTGAAAATTATGGCCTTAAGTATTCCATACATTTACCAACCGATAGTTTGAAGAATGTTGGGAGTGTTTTGAATTATTTTGATGGAAAGTTGCCTGTTGTTAATTATGTCCTTCATCCTTACGATGGTGAAGAATTTTACGATTTGCTCAATGGTGATTTTGGCGGGCGGATATCTGTTGAGAATTTAAAAGAAAAAGTTGTAAATTTCAAAAGGACGGTTTTTGATATAGGGCATCATTTGCTGGGTGTGAAGGTTGATGATGCTTTTCTGAGTAATGTTGTTGAGCTTCATGTTATGGGTATTGAGAATGGTAAAGACCATAGAAAGCTTAATTTAGAAACGCTTGAGCAGATGTATTCTATATTGGGTGATAGGATGTACGAAATTGAATACGTGTGTTTTGAGATATTCGATTTGAATGATTTAATTGACTCTTTAAAGCTTTGGAAGGCTTTTAAGAAGGTGAAGTTGTATGCAAGATAG
- a CDS encoding extracellular solute-binding protein: MMKKFGLLFLLILLSSFLLFNLVSSCNRSNTLHIYNWADYIPEEVIKEFEKEYNCKVVYDTYSSNEEMYSKLKQGGTGYDIVFPSGDHVRMMINDGMLEKLDLSRIPNIKNIDPIVLSKTTFDPDHEYSVPYMMGTTGIIVNKKFLKSFEKSWSIYERADLKNKLTLLDDMREVFGAALKYLGYSVNSTNPEEIEQAKQVILKWKENIIKFDATTYAQGVVNGEFWAVHGYPENVFQLIPEEERDNFEFFVPKEGGTLWIDSMVILKTSKNKDLAYKFINFILRPEISAKISDYLMIPSPVTDAVNYKEVANIYEISDLENCEIIDYLGDKIDLYNKAWEEIIK, translated from the coding sequence ATGATGAAAAAGTTTGGATTGCTTTTTTTATTAATTTTGCTTTCCTCTTTTCTTCTTTTCAATTTAGTCTCTAGCTGTAATCGTTCAAACACATTGCATATTTACAACTGGGCGGATTACATCCCCGAAGAGGTTATAAAAGAATTCGAAAAAGAATACAATTGCAAAGTCGTATACGATACATACTCTTCAAACGAAGAAATGTACTCAAAACTCAAACAAGGCGGGACTGGTTACGACATCGTCTTCCCATCTGGAGACCATGTTAGAATGATGATAAACGATGGAATGCTGGAAAAATTGGATCTTTCTAGGATACCGAACATAAAAAATATTGACCCTATCGTTCTTTCAAAGACAACATTCGACCCAGACCATGAATATTCCGTTCCATACATGATGGGAACAACAGGAATTATTGTAAACAAAAAATTCTTGAAAAGCTTTGAGAAATCCTGGAGCATATACGAACGCGCAGATTTAAAAAACAAACTCACATTACTTGACGATATGCGCGAAGTGTTTGGAGCCGCGCTCAAATATTTAGGATACTCTGTCAATTCAACCAACCCAGAAGAAATCGAACAGGCAAAGCAAGTAATACTAAAATGGAAAGAAAATATCATCAAATTTGACGCCACAACTTACGCACAAGGAGTAGTTAATGGCGAATTTTGGGCAGTCCATGGTTATCCAGAAAACGTCTTCCAATTAATTCCAGAAGAGGAACGCGATAACTTCGAATTCTTCGTTCCAAAAGAAGGAGGTACACTCTGGATAGATAGCATGGTAATTCTCAAAACATCGAAAAACAAAGACTTGGCTTACAAATTCATAAACTTCATCCTTAGACCGGAAATCTCAGCAAAGATTTCAGATTATCTAATGATTCCATCACCTGTTACAGATGCGGTAAATTACAAAGAAGTGGCAAATATCTACGAAATCTCAGACCTTGAGAACTGCGAAATAATCGATTACCTTGGTGATAAAATCGACCTTTACAACAAAGCATGGGAAGAAATCATAAAATAA
- a CDS encoding AAA family ATPase encodes MVQGTMSNVGKSTITLALCRYFTNKGLNVFPFKAQNISSKFVDIGDVKIASAQYFQAIACKKEPHVYMNPLLIVPRGKLEAYFLGEYVDSFDSREYMYDEKKRILEKIIDILKDLERENDLVIIEGAGSCAEPNLRDREIVNMRIAMSVQSSVVLVADISLGGAFAQVAGTMELLEGNERSLVKGFIFNKFHGDKTLLGDFPNQLAQRYSIEYFGTIPYLENKLPDEDLKVSKFGELNTLEDISAIDAEIERITEHVISNIQIQKLERILGL; translated from the coding sequence ATGGTGCAAGGCACTATGTCAAATGTTGGGAAATCGACAATTACACTTGCTCTGTGCAGGTATTTTACAAACAAGGGTTTGAATGTCTTCCCTTTTAAAGCTCAGAATATCTCAAGTAAATTTGTAGATATTGGTGATGTGAAGATAGCTAGCGCGCAGTATTTCCAAGCGATAGCGTGTAAGAAAGAGCCACATGTGTATATGAATCCACTTCTAATTGTTCCAAGGGGGAAGTTGGAAGCGTATTTTTTGGGAGAGTATGTAGATTCTTTCGATTCACGTGAGTATATGTACGATGAGAAAAAACGTATATTGGAAAAGATTATTGATATACTCAAAGATTTGGAAAGGGAGAATGATTTGGTAATAATAGAAGGCGCGGGCTCTTGTGCTGAACCGAATTTAAGAGATAGAGAGATAGTCAATATGCGTATAGCTATGTCTGTTCAAAGTTCTGTTGTGTTAGTTGCGGATATTTCTCTTGGTGGCGCGTTCGCGCAAGTTGCAGGCACTATGGAATTGTTAGAAGGCAATGAAAGAAGTCTTGTGAAGGGATTTATTTTTAATAAGTTTCACGGTGATAAAACGTTGCTTGGTGATTTTCCAAATCAATTAGCTCAAAGGTATTCAATTGAATATTTCGGCACAATTCCTTATTTGGAGAATAAATTACCAGACGAAGATTTAAAAGTGTCTAAGTTTGGTGAATTGAATACATTAGAAGATATTTCAGCTATAGATGCTGAGATTGAAAGGATAACTGAGCACGTTATTTCGAATATACAAATTCAAAAACTGGAGCGTATTTTAGGGTTATGA
- a CDS encoding DDE-type integrase/transposase/recombinase, translated as MTNIQLKCPHCGSSNFIKNGHDKFKNQIFFCKDCKRYFKLSFTKKHKLFSFPYPRCVHCNHVMEIYKIRRYFVRFRCRKCNFKTSVPLSLPQPVPFNFHPFKFFRFPIYIILKAFILYFKYNLSLRAIKACLNINVSHVAIYKWIIKLSSVISLFEFENVFKVHGDETVIVFRDKKYYVWLLVEHGTNLIVAWHVSRYRDMSQVKILLDKYFSQRKQNTQIELITDGLKAYEIAVKLNFDNVEHREVRLGKNNECESKFSLFKMFVRAKRSFKKFSNIRYYVNGFCVVRNLCKLYENENEMITALASIITTS; from the coding sequence ATGACTAATATCCAACTCAAATGCCCTCATTGTGGCTCTTCTAACTTCATCAAAAACGGTCATGATAAGTTCAAAAACCAAATCTTCTTTTGCAAAGACTGCAAGCGTTACTTTAAACTTTCTTTCACCAAAAAACACAAACTCTTCTCTTTCCCTTACCCTCGTTGTGTTCATTGTAACCATGTCATGGAAATTTACAAAATCCGCCGTTATTTCGTTCGTTTCAGATGCAGAAAGTGCAACTTCAAAACTTCTGTTCCACTTTCTCTTCCTCAGCCTGTGCCTTTCAACTTTCATCCTTTCAAATTCTTCCGTTTCCCTATCTATATCATTCTCAAAGCTTTCATCTTGTACTTCAAATACAACCTTTCTCTTCGTGCTATTAAAGCTTGCTTGAATATCAATGTCTCTCATGTTGCTATTTACAAATGGATTATCAAGTTATCTTCTGTTATTTCGCTTTTTGAGTTTGAGAATGTATTTAAAGTTCACGGTGATGAAACAGTTATTGTATTTCGAGACAAAAAGTACTATGTGTGGCTATTAGTTGAGCATGGTACGAATTTAATAGTAGCTTGGCATGTATCAAGATATCGTGATATGTCACAAGTTAAGATATTGTTAGATAAATACTTTAGTCAAAGAAAACAAAACACACAAATAGAGTTAATAACCGATGGACTAAAAGCGTACGAGATAGCAGTGAAACTAAATTTTGATAATGTTGAGCACAGAGAAGTAAGACTAGGTAAAAACAACGAATGTGAATCGAAATTTTCGTTATTTAAGATGTTTGTTAGAGCAAAAAGGAGCTTCAAGAAATTTAGCAACATACGGTACTATGTAAATGGTTTTTGTGTAGTAAGGAACCTATGCAAGTTATATGAGAACGAAAATGAGATGATTACAGCTTTAGCTTCCATCATCACTACTAGTTAA
- the cobU gene encoding bifunctional adenosylcobinamide kinase/adenosylcobinamide-phosphate guanylyltransferase yields the protein MILVTGGVKSGKSSFALKLSEEYNKKAFLATGVPFDEEMKKRIEKHKAERGNDFDTYEEPINVPDTLNSIADKYDVIVFECVTTYLGNLYYYAVNIDNYLDKLLESFKNVKCELIIVTNEVGWGVIPENELARKYVETLGKLNSKIANISDQVYLVVSGIGVRIK from the coding sequence ATGATTCTCGTAACTGGTGGTGTGAAGAGTGGGAAGAGTTCTTTCGCTTTGAAACTTTCTGAAGAGTACAATAAAAAGGCATTTTTGGCAACGGGCGTACCTTTCGATGAAGAGATGAAGAAACGTATTGAAAAGCACAAAGCAGAGAGGGGAAATGATTTCGATACGTATGAGGAACCAATTAACGTTCCAGATACTCTTAATAGTATCGCCGATAAGTACGATGTTATAGTCTTTGAGTGTGTTACAACATATCTTGGGAATTTGTATTATTATGCGGTTAACATAGATAATTATTTAGATAAGCTGTTGGAATCGTTTAAGAATGTGAAATGCGAGTTGATAATTGTTACTAACGAGGTTGGTTGGGGCGTTATTCCAGAAAATGAGCTTGCAAGAAAATATGTTGAAACTCTAGGGAAGTTGAATTCAAAAATTGCTAATATATCTGACCAAGTTTATTTAGTTGTGAGTGGAATAGGGGTACGGATAAAATGA